The window AGCCGTAAGTGTGCCCATTAATAACTGGCTCAACGCACCGACCTCAATGGTAATATCTGTTTCATCCTCTATCGTATCAGAAATCTTTTTAACGGATGGAGTTAATGCACTGCCATATTGTACTTCATAGCGACCTTCGTTCCAACTGCAAAGCCCATCTTTTACAGCAAAGGTCATTGTTATAGGCATCATCAATGCCTCTTGATTAACAGGAATTGCTTCAAAAGCAGCTTTTACATCTACAATACGACTCATCATATATGGCATGGTAGCATGGCCAGTTCTACCATCAGGATAGAAGCGATAATATGTATCGTGAAGGCCTTCATTCCAACGGATAGACGTACCTTGAGAACGGTGATTATAGAAATAATTTAATAATGCACGTTGTACACGGCGTGTCGTGTAAACCAGCTCAGTAACAGGAATTTCAGGCTGACCTAAACGATACACTGCATAGCCTTCAATGACATAGTCATCGTTGCGCACTACAGCAATGTTTACGCCTTCTGCAAAGAAGCTGCCTAACAAACGTTTCCATTCCTTTTCGCCACGTTCTGCGTAGCCAGAAAGACGAGCCGTATATGTTTTATATACTGGATCTAACAAAGTCCATTGATCTACGCTATTTAGTAAGCCAAAGCTCAACGTTTTATCTGTCATAGGGCGCAAGTCTTCTAGCGACATGGTGTTCACCCATTGATGAGCATAAAGTTCCCAACCATATTGCTGATAGAACGCTGCCTTGGATGGCATCAAAATCGTCATAGCTTGTCCGCGTTTACGAAGCTCCTCTAGTGCAGAGGTCAATAATGCACCGCCTACTCCACCACGGCGAGCCGCAGGATGTGTTGCTACGCCTACCATATAACTCGTAGGCAATACGGCCCCACGTATATTAAGATTGTA of the Veillonella parvula genome contains:
- the eis gene encoding enhanced intracellular survival protein Eis, whose protein sequence is MEFRIAMVQDTPHVENLWAYCFEPKEDPFFQYYFTKCYEPENTMVGLEQDQLLSTVHLRQYNLNIRGAVLPTSYMVGVATHPAARRGGVGGALLTSALEELRKRGQAMTILMPSKAAFYQQYGWELYAHQWVNTMSLEDLRPMTDKTLSFGLLNSVDQWTLLDPVYKTYTARLSGYAERGEKEWKRLLGSFFAEGVNIAVVRNDDYVIEGYAVYRLGQPEIPVTELVYTTRRVQRALLNYFYNHRSQGTSIRWNEGLHDTYYRFYPDGRTGHATMPYMMSRIVDVKAAFEAIPVNQEALMMPITMTFAVKDGLCSWNEGRYEVQYGSALTPSVKKISDTIEDETDITIEVGALSQLLMGTLTARDLAFEGKLSVSEEWLDYFDILYPEQKTYINEWW